CCAAGTTGTAGTTCTTGATCCTGCATGGAAGCATAGAATAGCCTTTTAAACCTTCTTGGCAATTGGATATAAAGGTCGAACAAATACTCAGATAGTTTATCCATATCCATACACATTAATTATATGGTCTTAGTGTGCTAAAAATGTTTTTTTTCTAGAGTATAACTACGCTTTCATCAAAGGACTTACGAGCGGGAGAGGGCGGTATTTCTGCGGGGTATCCCAGTGGTACCACAGCTACCGGGAGAAATCGTTTAGGTATCTTCAAAGCCTTCTGAAGTTCTTGTTCGCTGAAATTTCCCACCCAGCAGCTACCCAACCCCTCAGACCATGCTGCCAGCAAGAGGTTCTCCACGGCAGCGCTCACATCACATATGCCGTAAAGGGTGGTTCCACGTTTCCCATAAAGAGCTCGCATGGCTTCAACATCCGTGCAAGCTACAACTATTACTGGCGCTAACTCCACGTGATCTTGATCAAAGCAAGCAGAAGCGACAGCCTTCTTAAGCTCTGGGTTTTTAACCAAATAAAACATTCTTGCCTGCGTATTACCAGCGGAAGGTGCCCACAGTGCTGCTTCCAATATACGTTTTAGTACTGCATCATCCACCGAATCTGGTTTAAAGTTCCTTACGCTCCTACGCTGTTTGATTAAGTCATAAATGTTTTCCATATAGTTTTCCATATAAATGAATTCTATCACGATCCGCCGTATAGTAGTGCTTTGCTTTGGTTATCTATAAGTATAGGGAGGTGAATTCGTTGATAAACGAAAATAGCAGTAAGAAGAAAGTAGTTATTGTGATCTCTTCTGGTGATAAGCAGGTGATCATGCCTGCCTTGAACATGGCACTAAAATCCAAGAGAGACAACCTTTACGAAGACGTGAAAGTGCAGTTTTTTGGCATTAGTCAAAAGATTGCAGCTGAAGATCCTGATGTGCAAGAGCTTATCAGTGAATTGGTTAAGGCGGGCATTAGTCCCATGGCATGTCGCCACATCAGTGACAAATTTGAGGTTACAGTAAAACTTGATAATTTGGGTTTCGACAACGTGCAAATCCCCATAGAAATTGCAAAGCTGGTTAACGAAGGCTACATTCCTATGGTGTTTTAAGGGCAGGGTGATACGAACATGAATTTTGAAGAACTTTCACAGCTTATCAAGAGTAGGCGATCTGTAAGGAATTGGCAGGATAAGGATGTGCCTGACGAAGTGTTGAAACAAGCGCTGGAATTGGCAACCTATGCTCCCAGTGGTATGAACTACCAAGGCTGGAAATTCGTAGTAGTAAAGAACAAGGACATGATAAACGCCATCGCCGATGCTGTAAGAAGCAGGGCTCAGAAGGTAGCAAGCTGGGAGGAAACTGCTCGCCACATGGAGAATCCACAAGCCATGGTAGAGCGTGCTGGCTTCTTTAGAAAAGCTCCCGTGCTCATCGCAGTCTATTCCCAGATTTATCCCTCTAGCAGGGACCAAATCTACCTAGAACGTATGGCGCATGATGAAGAAGCCGCCTTGATGAAATCTTGGCTTGATTTGGCAAATCCAAGCATACAATCTGTTGCTTCAGGCATTGCATACCTCTTGTTGGCTCTCCTTGCACAGGGGCTGGGCAGTGTGTGGATGACAGGTCCCATGCAAGCTAAAGGTGACATCGAACAGCTATTGGGAAAGCCTGAAGGATTCGATTTGGTGGCACTTATCGCTACTGGTTATCATGATGAAACACCTCGCCCAAAAACCATGAAATCATTTGATGAAGTGGTGCAATTTGTTGAATAAAATTCATTACGTGTACGATTCCATAATTCAATCGAAAACGTATTAAACTTTAACTTATGCGAGTGAAAATTGTAGGCCACATGGCTGAAGTTCTGTCAGTGCCGCCTGAAGGTCTTGAGGTTCTGTTGGATGCGCCCATAACATTAGGTGAGCTGGTCAAACGTCTTTGGAATGTGCCTTTTAGTTTGTTCATGGGGGCAAAGGTGGGTGATCTAAAGGTTTCAGAAGAATATGTAGTTACTGGCCACGAGGAAGAGATTGTTTTGCTATCAAATGGTGGGTGATAACCATGAAAGCTACAGTCATATTTGATACTTGTAGAGAAGGCAGTTTGAACATGGCGCTGGACAGCCTGCTTCTGCAACAGCTGCGAGAAGAGGAGCAGGTGTTCCTAAGATTCTACACTTGGTGTCCAGCCACTGTGTCCATTGGTTTATTCCAAAAGTGGCAGCAGCAACAACAACATTCTCCTTACCCCGTGGTTCGGCGTCCTACCGGTGGAAAAGCTGTTCTTCATTTGCTCGATGTGAGTTACTCATTTGTTGGACCTCTTAGCGGTTTTGGAAACAGTGTTTTGGAAACCTATTTTCTTGTGTCTCAGGGGCTTATCAAGGGTCTTGAGCTTTTAGGAATACCTGCCGAGTTTCTGCCAGCACCTTTGCCTACCAAGGAGGATCCATCAAGCTGTTTTGTTCATCTGTCAGGCCATGAAGTTGGCGTAGCAGGGAAGAAGCTTATCGGGTCAGCTCAAGCAAGAAAACCATGGGGCTTTTTACAGCATGGATCCATCATGGTTGAACCCATATACCATGAGATGGCTGAGCTGTTTTCCATTGAGGAATCTGAGATAAGAGCCCACGCTATTGCCCTTCGGGAGCTACTTCCCGATATAACCATAGGCGTACTTGAAAATGCTCTGCGTGAAGGTTTTGAGGATGCTCTGGATTTGCACTTTACCCAGGCTGAGTTTTCCTCGAAGGAACTTTCGCAGGCTGCCTCATTTAGCGGGAAATACGCTGTATGCAGTTAGAAGCTAAAAGCATAATCGATCTAACGCAAACCATTTCCGAAAATCTACAGGTATATCCGGGCGATCCACCAGTTGAGGTGCATACTGTGTCCACGCTTGAAGACGGTTTTGTTTTGGAGCGAGTCTGCATGTCCTCCCATGGAGGTACTCACTTGGATGCTCCTTGGCACGTTCTTAAGGGGGGTGCTGACGTAAGCTCTATTGCCTTAGAACGGCTCATATTGCCCTGTGTGTATGTGGACATGTCCGCCTTGTCAAAGAAGGAAGACCGCCTAGCCAAGCTAACGGGACGTTTTACGGACTTAAAAGATAAAGCATTACTTCTGAGCACTAATGAGAAGCTATCTGCGAATATTACACCCGAAGAAGTGGAAGTGCTCATAACTGGCGGTGTAAAACTGCTGGGTGTAGATGCAATGAGCGTGGAGCACAGTGATGATTTGGTGGTTCACAGACAACTTCTTTCTTCTGGGGTGCTCATTGTGGAGGGGTTGGCTAACCTTCACATGCTAAATGAAAAACAGGAGTATTTTTTGGTAGTTGCCCCACTGAAGCTGGAAGGCTGTAGTGGGGCTCCGGTCAGGGCTTTTGCGATTACACTATGAAGTTTCCACCCCTGCTTTTTGGAACAGTTGTGGAACGTCAAAAGCGTTTCAAACTGCTTGTTGATTTTGACGACCATTTGGACTGGGCTTATCTGCCTAATCCGGGGCGGCTACGTGAACTCATTTACCCGGGAGCTCCTGTGTGGTTAAAGCCTGTGCACTCTGCAAAACGCAAACTGGCCTATGAGGCTGTTCTTGGCTATGATTCTGTCCTGGTTTGTTTGTATGCCGCTTTGGCAAACAAATTGTTTCTGGAAAGTCTTGATCTGCTCGGTTTAGGCGGCAATGTTCAGGTGCTCAAAGAGGTTAGTTTAGGGCATTCACGTTTAGATTTTTCTGTTGACGGACGTTTGGTGGAGGTAAAGTCTGTAACGTTAGTCCAAGATGGATTGGGCTTGTTCCCTGACGCTCCCACAAAACGTGGAACTAAACATCTTTACGAGCTTGCTGATAAAGGTGAAGGCTTGGTGGTCTTTGTGGTGCAGCGGTGTGATGCAGAAGCTGTCACATTTCACAGTGCCATGGACGAGGATTTTGCAAGTGCCATGAAATGGGCAAAGAAGAAAGGTGTAAGTTTTAAAGCTGTGAACTGCATAGTAACAAAGGAGGAGATAAGGCCGTGGCGCGAAATTCCAGTGCTCTTCCCGCAAGATTAGAAATAGCTAACTCATTAGAAGAGCTTGTAAGTCTTGTCAAGGACGAAGCTAAAGACCTTGTTTCTCAGCGAATTGCACAGTTCAAAAACTTCCCACGCCATGATGTGAGTAATTTGTTTTCCGAGCTCAGCTTTTGTGTGCTCACTGCGAACTGGAGCGCTCAAGGTGGAATGCGTGCTCAGGAGCTCATAGGTGAGGGTTTTCTAACCATGCCTCCTGAGGATCTTGAGGATGCTTTACGTAGTGTGGGTCACCGCTTCGCTTACCAACGTGCTCGTTTCATTCTGGAAAACCGTCAGCGAGCTCATTTACTTCCTTTAATCGTAAACGGCAATCTGCCTTCACCAGAGGCTCGCAGCATGTTGGTCAAAAACTTTAAAGGCATCGGCTGGAAAGAAGCTAGTCACTTCTTAAGAAACGTGGGGTTACTGGACGTGGCAATCCTCGACAAGCACATCCTCAGGCTCATGCACCACTACAAGCTTATCGAGGATATGCCCAAAGGCTGGACCAGGGCTCGCTATGAAGCGCATGAACAATTACTTATTCCCATTGTGCAGAAGCTTCACATGGATTTAGGCGAAATGGATCTTTACCTGTGGTACGCTGTCAAGAACACTGTAGATAAGTGATCTTTCACAAAAGTCACAAAGGTCACAAAGGTTACGTGCTGTTTTTTTTGTGTTCATTCAACTAAGAACTGCTGATACTGGTCACCTGCTATCTGGAACAGCGGGCAAAAGGGACGCTTTAGCACGGATTTTGTAATTTCCAGCACAAAGAGGGTGTGATCACCTGTTTCAAAATAACCTTTTCTAGTTGCTTCCAAGTAAGCTGGTATGCCTTCAATGTAGGCGCTACCATTCTCCGCAAGTACCTTATTGACGTGGAACTGTTCAAACTTATCCACGTTCTTTCCTGAGCATTTTCCCGTATTTTCAACCAGCTCCTCGAAGGACTTATCTACTAAGTTTATGGTGGCAAAAGGGAAATCCATGAGCATGCTGTGACTAAAACGCTTAGGCGAAATAGCCAGTCCAACCAAAAACGGGTTCCTTGAGAGGATGGTATGCCACCCTAAGGGCATCATGTTTGCTCTTTCAAAACTACCAACCACCAGTATGATTACTTGGCGCGGATGCAGCAGATGATAATCCTCACGTGTGGTTAAGAACTCTTTCATGTACACCAAAACCTCCTTTTTTGGACAATGGGGCGCTGTTTAAATTATAATTAACTTATGCAGCTTCTTACCATCAATTAAAGGAGGTTTTTTCATGCAAAATGACTTCAAATACTGGGAGAAGATGAAGGACATCTCTTTCGAACTCATGGATATCATGCTGAATTACAGGCAGAGTGGTCATCCAGGCGGAAGTCACTCCAAGACTCAAATGCTTTTAGCTCTCATGTTCGGTGGCAAGATGCGGTACGACATACGTCGTCCGGAGTACCGTTTTAGCGACCGTTTCATTTTGGCAGCGGGGCATACCATCCCAATGGTGGATGCTGTGCTTGCCATGATCGGAGATGCTTTCCGCTTGCGTTTCACAGATACGGGTGATCAACGGTTTTTCATCGCTCCCGAAAAGATTGTATTGCCAGAAGATTTGCTACATTTTAGGCACCGCGGTGGCTTGCCAGGTCACGCTGAATTTGGTGGCAAGACCATGTTCCTCAAGTTCAACACGGGCCCATCGGCTCACGGTTTACCAGCCTCCGTGGGAGAAGCACTAGCTTTGAAAAAAGCTGGTTTATCGGAGTTCAAAGTTTTTGCCATTGAAGGTGAAGGAGCCTTAACAGCAGGCGGATCACATGAAGCTAAGAATGGTGCATGGGGCTATGGTCTTGGCAACCTTTACTGGCTGGTGGACTGGAACGATTTTGGCATTGATGATAGAAGAACATCTTCAGTGGTCTTTGGTGGGCCTGATGAATGGTTTGCTTCTCATGGTTGGAGAGTATTCGGTACCTTAGAAGGCCACGACTGGAACAACATATGGAAGGTCTTTGTGGACGCCTTGGATCATCCTGATGAATTACTTCCCACAGCCATGTACTTCAAGACCAGAAAAGGCTATGGTTACGGTGTCTATGACAATAAATCCCATGGCACGCCCATAAAGAAGAATGCTCCTTTGTTCTGGGAAATACGTAAAGGATTCATGGAAAAATATGGTGTGGAGTACGACGGTTTTGGCAAACCCGCTCCCGAAGATAGGGAAGAAGAGCTGAAGCAATTCAAGAATAATATCGACATTGCCTTAAGTGTGCTGCGTAACGACCGTGAACTGGTGGAATACATCACCGATAGGCTTACTGAAATTGGTGAAAGCCTACCTAAGGCTGTTCCCACGTTCAAGCTGGATGTGAACCCATACAAAGATCCTGACATTTATGACTACACCAAGTACCCTGAGGAAATGTTTGCGAAGCCTGGTGAAAAGGTGCCTAACCGTGCAGCTTTGATAAAGTGGGGCAGCTATGTGAACGCTGCCATCGGTCGTAAGTACAACAGGCCCTTGATCATAGCTACCTCGGCTGACCTAACTGAATCCACTAACTTGCACGGCTTCGGTCAAGGTTGGGGCGACAACCCAGGTTGGGGTTGGTATGACCGTTCCACCAACATTGATGGTGCCATACTTCCTTCTGAAATAACGGAGTTCATGAACTCAGGCTTAGCTGCCGGTATGGTAACTGTGAACATGGCTGAGAACCCCTACGAAGAATTCAACGGCTACTGGGTTATCATGTCCACCTACGGCTCTTTTGCTTACCTTAAATACGGTCCCATGAGACTTCTCAGCCAACTGGCTCAGGATTGCCCACTTAAGGTGGGAAAGGTCATTTGGGTCCTTGGTCACTCTGGTCCTGAGACTGCTGAAGACTCGCGTACGCACTTTGGTGTGTTCGCTCCAGGTGTTTCTCAGCTGTTCCCCAAGGGAAAGATAATCAACCTTTATCCTTGGGAGCACAACGAAGTGCCAGTAGTTCTGGGCGAAGCGCTTAGTAAGGATGTTCCCATCGTTGCTTTGCACCTAACTAGGCCGCCCATAACCATACCTGACAGAAAGGCACTGGGCATTGCTCACTATTTTGAGGCTGCGAAGGGAGCTTATCTCATTAACGATTTTGATCCAGCTCGTCCTAAGCAGGGCACAGTTATTGTCAGGGGAACAAGTACCACTGCTAACCTCGTAAGCATACTGCCTGAAATAAGAAAAGCTTTCAATGTGAAAATCATTGCGGCCATAAGCAGAGAACTCTTTGACATGCAACCTGAACATTACCGCATGCAGATTTTGCCGCCCACTGATTGGGCTGATTCCATGGTCATTACCAACGAGGCTCTCTCATTAATGCAGCCGTGGTTGTTCTCCAAGCTGAATGAGGAGTATTCTCTATCCAGTGACTGGGACAACAATTGGAGAACTGGTGGCACCGTGGAAGAAGTCATCGAGGAAGCGCACCTTGATCCTCAGTCCATATTCCATGGCATCGAGCGCTTTGTTAATGACCGTGAAAAGAGGTTGGCTCGCCTAAAAGAGCTGGGATGGTGAAGCATTAAATGATAGATTTTCAGCCCACCGACGGGCTCATTGTAGTTGATATTCAAAGGGATTTTTGTCCTGGGGGCACCTTGGCGGTGCCCCAGGGAGATGAAATAATAGATGTGGTAAACAGGATCATTAAGAAAGCAGAAGAAGCTGGTTCAGTAATCGTTTACACCAGAGATTGGCATCCAGAAAATCATCTTTCATTCAAAGCATATGGTGGTATTTGGCCACCTCACTGTGTGCAGTGGACACCAGGTGCTGAATTTCACCCCCAACTTTATCTTTCTGAAAAGGGCATCATTTTAGACAAAGGCACGCATCCGGAGTTTGAAGCATATAGTGGTTTTCAAGGTACGGGTCTGCATCAAATTTTTAAAGATCGTGGCGTAAACAGGGTTTTCGTTGTGGGTCTTGCTACTGACTACTGTGTAAAAGAAACGGCTGTTGACGCGCTTCGCTACAGGTATGAAACCTTTGTTGTGGCTGACGCAGTAAAAGGTGTAAATGTTAATCCTGATGATTCCCAGAAAGCGCTGCAGCACATCGAGGACATGGGCGGTAAGGTCATACTTTCTCAGGAGTTGCTTCCGTGAGATTCATAGAGAGTCCAAAGAATCCAAAAATAAAGGAAATCAAAAAACTGCTAAGTAGTAAGAAAGCACGTGATGAAAAGGGTCAGTTTGTTCTGGAGGGTCCGAAAGCCATTGAAGCTTACGTTCAGTCAGGTGGAAAGGTGTTAGAACTCCTTTACAGTAAAGATGCCAAAGACTTACCTAAAGTGAACGCCGTAGTTACTCAGTGCGCTCCAGGGGTTATGGAAGCTGTAAGCGATGTAGCAGGAGATCAGGGTGTCATAGCCATTGCTCAGAAAAGGGATTGGACACCCCAGCAGGTCCTAAAGCGTAAGCGTATTGTGGTTTTGGAACAGCTTCAAGATCCAGGTAACTTGGGCACCATACTTCGAACGGCAGCGGCCTTTGATTACGGGGTAATACTAACTACTGGGAGCGCTGACGTTTACAATCCCAAGGTTGTGCGTGCTTTGGCAGGCAATTTCCTAGCTCCTTTTGTCTATGTCACTGGCGGTGAAGCCCTGGAACTTTGCAAAAACCTGTTTGTTGTCACTACTTACAAATCTTCAGAAAAGCCGGATTTCAAGTGGCGGCAACCCTTTGCCATTGTTTTGGGCAATGAGGGGCAAGGGCTTACTGAATCCTGGAGACGTATTGCAAAAGCCAACGCCTGGATACCTTCAAAAGTAGAGTCTCTCAATGTATCAGTTACTAGTGCCATACTGATGTGGGAGGGGACGAAAATTGGAACTGCAAAAAGCAGTGGAGATCTTATCTGAGACCCACAAGAACGATTTGCATTTTGACCTGGAATTTGATAGCCCTTATGAGCTTCTCATAGCTGCTCTGCTGGCTGCTCAGGCTAGCGATGAATCGGTTAACGAAATCACCAAAGGGTTCTTCCCCAAGTTTCCATCTGCGCAAGCTGTAGCCGAAGCTGACGTGGAAACGCTGGAAAAGGCCATTTATCCGGTGAATTTTTACAAGACCAAAGCCAAGCGACTCAAAGAGTGTTGTCAAGCGTTGGTTGAGAAGTTTCATGGTGAGGTACCAAACAACGTTGAGGATTTGACAGAACTTCCGGGTGTGGGTAAAAAGACTGCGTCCATGGTTGTACTAGGCGCTTTTGGGCAGCCTGCGGTGGTTGTGGACCGTCATGTGCTCAGAGTACTAAATCGACTTGGTTTTAGTTTCAAAGACGCCGATGTGGCTGAAGAAGAAATCAGAAAAATGCTCGCACCAGAGTACTGGGGTAAGCTTTCCTATTCTTTCATGAGGCATGGTAAAACTATTTGTCTGGCAAGAAAGCCGCTGTGTGACAAATGCCCCTTAAAGGATTGTTGTCCCAGCAGTAATGCAGGCAGCAATGGTAACCAAAAGGATAGCTTTTGACAATGGCTCCACTTGATTGGATCACTGCCGCAATAATAGTTTACTTTGCTGTCTCTGGCCTTCTCAGTGGCGCAGGTGCACTGGCAACTACGTTAAGTGTGTTTCTCACTGTGGCATCGCGTAGCTTTATAACTACACAGCTTACGCACTGGGTTTTTCAGCTCATCTCCAGTCTGGGCGCAGATCCTTCTTATGGTCAGCCTCTATCATTAGTTCTTTCATTTCTCCTGTTTTTTACCCTGGCTCGTCTAGTTTTAAGAGCCTTACTTGGCGTTATCTTGCCTCGGGCAGGCATTGGCAGAGTTATTTACGCTGTGGGTAGTGTGATTGTTAACGGCTATGCTTACCTTTACTTGCTTAATGCTCTTCTGAGAAGCTCATGGCAGAGTTACATCTGGCTCATGCCATATTTCCAAGGAACTCACACTTTTAGGCTACTTGAGACAATTTTCGGCACTGTGACAGCTGTGTGAAACTTTTTGCCTCCGTGTGCGTCTACTTGACGGAGGTGATACAAAATGAAAAAGTTCTACAGCAGTCCACTGCTGGCATTGGCAGTGGTAGCGGCAGTTTTACTAGGTGCTTGGCTATTACCTGTAGGAGCGGCCAGCACGGATTCACAGGAAACACCCACCATTTCAGTAAATGGTATTGCAAAAGTGGAAGTTGTTCCTGACATGGCTGTGGTGAATTTTGTAGTAGAAGCAACGCAGCAGACAGCTTCACTGGCCATGGCTGAGGTAACCAAAGGAGCCAACGCCGTAGTGGAGGCAGTAAAAGATATCGTGAAGGACGAAAAGAACATAAAAACTAGTAATGTGAGCGTTTACCCTTGGTACGACTACACCGAAAAAGGTACCGAGCTTTTGGGATACAGGGCAGTTGTGCAGATTTCTGTTAAGTCCTCCGTAGAAGACCTACCTTCAATCATTGATGAAGCATTTACTGCAGGCGCTACTGGAATGAGTGGCATTGCATACGAGTACTCGAAGACCGCCTCTGTTATGGACCAGCTTATTAAGGATGCCATGGCTGATGCTCGTCACAAAGCTGAAGTGGCTTTGTCTGCTGAGCATGCCACACCGGGTAAATTGGCCAGCGTACAGGTTTTGGAAAGCTCTACACCAATTTGGCGAAGCGAGGCTTCATACTCCAAGGATGCACAAACAATGGCACAGGACATCAACATCATGCCTGGTGTTCAAGAAGTAAGCGTCAGTGTATCTGTTTCTTACGTCATTAATCAATAATAGGGCACTAAAAGTACTGTGCTGTAAGGACGTTTAGGAAGTCACTTGCGGGGGAAGAGGGCGCATGAAAATCTACATGTGCCCTCTTTTGTTTTACAATGCTTTTATATGGAGAATGGTATTATTGACTACTTTGGTGAGCTTTACTACAAATGCTTTGCAACTAAACTGGAGCAGCGCTCCGAGCAGGAGGCACGTCTTGCGCTGAAGCTACTTGATTCGCCTCGCAGCATTTTGGACGTGGGTTGCGGCTGGGGACGTCACTTGCAGTACTTTCTTCGCTGGGGATTGGATGCCTGGGGGGTGGAACCGAACCCGTTTTTTGTGCAGATTTTCAAAGAACGTAATCCTTTGTGGTCAAATCGTATCATACATAACAAACTGCAAAATCTCAATGTGTTCAAGCAGTTTTCAGCTGTGGTGAGCTTGTGGACCAGTATTGGCTGGGATCAAAGTGATCAGGAAGAACAAGAGCTGTTCAGAAAACTATCAGAATTCCTTTCGCCTGGAGGTTTACTCTTGCTGGATGTAGATAACCTTAAAGGCTGGCAAGCACGCTTTTGCAGAAAGTGGTGGGAAAGAGTTGATGGTGGTTATGTTCTTGACCAGCATGCACTTAAAGGTAGCAAACTTACCACAACACGGCAATTTCTTCTAGATGCAGGGAGCACCTACAAGGTAACCAGGCAGCTAAAACTTTATACTTTAGAAGATTTGCAGGCTTTGGCAGAACCTTATCAGCTTTTCCTCAGAGCCACTTACCGCGACTTAAGTGGTAACCCTTTTTACCCTGAAGCCCCGAGGATTGTCGCTGTGTTTGAGAAAATTACCGCAGCGTAACCTCACCCCAACCTAACGTTACCAGTTTGCCTTCCATGTTCAGGATCAAACTTCCATCTTCTTCAATGTCCACAGCGGTTCCTTCCCAAACTTGATCGTTGCTTCGTACCCGCAATTTCTTTCCCATGGATTTGAATTTGTCTTTGAACGTGGCAAGGATTTCCGAAAAATCAACGATTTGCTCGTACACCTGCTCCATGCGGTAGATAAGGTACATGAGTGGTTGCTCTACTGGTAAAGCCTGTCCGAACGCGTGTTTTATAGAAGTTGCCTCAGTATCGTCGGGAAACTCATCTTGATTAACATTGAGACCAACACCCACCACCACTCCTACAAGTCCATCCTGCCAAATGCCTTCAGGCAGAATGCCTGCCACCTTCTTACCTTCAATTAGTACGTCATTGGGCCACTTGGTTTCCCATGGCACAGGGAGTAAATCCAAATACTCTCCCACAAAAACGGCAGTAGCAAGCCCAAGCAAAGGTGGATTACTGTAGGTACTACCCGGCAAAGCGAAGCTTACCAACAGACTTTTCCCTGGCTCGTCCTCCCACACTCGACCCAAACGACCTTTGCCCCTAGTTTGATGCTCTGCCACGAAAGCAGCAGGTTCTTTGTTGCCTTCCAAAATGTACTTGCGAGCAAGGTCGTTTGTGGATTCCACCACTTCGAACTTCTGTATTCTCATGGTGAGCACCCCCTTTGACACATTATAACAGTGTTAAACTGAAAGTGGAGGTGAAGGTAACCATGATGGAATGGTCCTTAAGTGAACTTTATCCCTCTTTTGATTCTCCTGAGTTTCAAGGGGATTTGAAGGAGCTGGAAAATCGTGTTAAAGAGTTTAACGACTGGTCCCAAGGAGCCTTAAAGGATTACACTGCTCCCGTTTCTAAAGCAGAAGCAGGCATTAAACATACCATGGCTATTGCTGAGCTTTATGAGAAACTGGGCGCTTTTGCGCAGCTGACCATTAGTGTGGAGGCCTATAACGAGCAGGCAGCGAAGGCAGCCGATCGTGTGCACACCGTAGTAGCCGATATGGCTCTGGGTGACACAAGGTTTAAGAAGTGGCTGGCGGGTTTGGGAAACCTTGATGAGGTTATTGGAAAATCCGAATTACTTAAAGAGCATGAGTATTTCATAAAGGATTCCGTGCGTTATGCTCGTAGGTTGCTAAGCGAGCAAGAGGAAGAGCTCATAAACAAACTGCAAAGCACGGGCAGTCTGGCTTGGTCAAGGTTGCAGGGTAACCTCACAGCTAAGCTGCTTGTGGACATGAAGAAGGATGGCAAAGAAGAGAAACTTCCGCTCACGGTTGTGCGCAACATGGCCTACCACGAAGACAGGAACGTGCGCATGGCAGCTTACGAAGCTGAGCTAAAGGCCTATGAAAAAATCGATGAGGCGGTTGCATCCAGCCTAAACGGTATCAAGGGGGAGTTTTTGACCATATCCAAGAAGCGTGGTTACAAGGATCCGCTAGAAGCCACACTGGAAACGGCAAAGATGGATAGGGCGATTTTTGATACTCTCATGGATGTCATGAATGAGAGTTTGCCTGTATTCCGTAGGTACCTAAAAATCAAGGCAGAAATTCTCGGACATGGTGATCGTCTGCCTTGGTATG
The genomic region above belongs to Coprothermobacter proteolyticus DSM 5265 and contains:
- the pncA gene encoding bifunctional nicotinamidase/pyrazinamidase; the protein is MIDFQPTDGLIVVDIQRDFCPGGTLAVPQGDEIIDVVNRIIKKAEEAGSVIVYTRDWHPENHLSFKAYGGIWPPHCVQWTPGAEFHPQLYLSEKGIILDKGTHPEFEAYSGFQGTGLHQIFKDRGVNRVFVVGLATDYCVKETAVDALRYRYETFVVADAVKGVNVNPDDSQKALQHIEDMGGKVILSQELLP
- a CDS encoding TrmH family RNA methyltransferase, giving the protein MRFIESPKNPKIKEIKKLLSSKKARDEKGQFVLEGPKAIEAYVQSGGKVLELLYSKDAKDLPKVNAVVTQCAPGVMEAVSDVAGDQGVIAIAQKRDWTPQQVLKRKRIVVLEQLQDPGNLGTILRTAAAFDYGVILTTGSADVYNPKVVRALAGNFLAPFVYVTGGEALELCKNLFVVTTYKSSEKPDFKWRQPFAIVLGNEGQGLTESWRRIAKANAWIPSKVESLNVSVTSAILMWEGTKIGTAKSSGDLI
- a CDS encoding endonuclease III domain-containing protein; translated protein: MELQKAVEILSETHKNDLHFDLEFDSPYELLIAALLAAQASDESVNEITKGFFPKFPSAQAVAEADVETLEKAIYPVNFYKTKAKRLKECCQALVEKFHGEVPNNVEDLTELPGVGKKTASMVVLGAFGQPAVVVDRHVLRVLNRLGFSFKDADVAEEEIRKMLAPEYWGKLSYSFMRHGKTICLARKPLCDKCPLKDCCPSSNAGSNGNQKDSF
- a CDS encoding SIMPL domain-containing protein, translated to MKKFYSSPLLALAVVAAVLLGAWLLPVGAASTDSQETPTISVNGIAKVEVVPDMAVVNFVVEATQQTASLAMAEVTKGANAVVEAVKDIVKDEKNIKTSNVSVYPWYDYTEKGTELLGYRAVVQISVKSSVEDLPSIIDEAFTAGATGMSGIAYEYSKTASVMDQLIKDAMADARHKAEVALSAEHATPGKLASVQVLESSTPIWRSEASYSKDAQTMAQDINIMPGVQEVSVSVSVSYVINQ
- a CDS encoding class I SAM-dependent methyltransferase — its product is MENGIIDYFGELYYKCFATKLEQRSEQEARLALKLLDSPRSILDVGCGWGRHLQYFLRWGLDAWGVEPNPFFVQIFKERNPLWSNRIIHNKLQNLNVFKQFSAVVSLWTSIGWDQSDQEEQELFRKLSEFLSPGGLLLLDVDNLKGWQARFCRKWWERVDGGYVLDQHALKGSKLTTTRQFLLDAGSTYKVTRQLKLYTLEDLQALAEPYQLFLRATYRDLSGNPFYPEAPRIVAVFEKITAA
- a CDS encoding biotin--[acetyl-CoA-carboxylase] ligase produces the protein MRIQKFEVVESTNDLARKYILEGNKEPAAFVAEHQTRGKGRLGRVWEDEPGKSLLVSFALPGSTYSNPPLLGLATAVFVGEYLDLLPVPWETKWPNDVLIEGKKVAGILPEGIWQDGLVGVVVGVGLNVNQDEFPDDTEATSIKHAFGQALPVEQPLMYLIYRMEQVYEQIVDFSEILATFKDKFKSMGKKLRVRSNDQVWEGTAVDIEEDGSLILNMEGKLVTLGWGEVTLR